The segment AAGGAGCCGTTATCCACCATAAGGCCTAATAGGCGGATTCACGTGATTGTTGAAGGTTACAGCTCTAGAAGACCAGTCAACTAGGCTATGACCATTAAGGACCATAGAATCGCCACTTGAGGGAGTAGTTTGGGCTACTGGAAGCTATTATTGTCAGCAATGGATAGGATATTCGGGTATGGGAACAGAAAGACCCACGAACAGATGCTTCAGGAGTCTGGCAAGGCGATGGATCAGGCCCAGCAGGGTCTGCAGGAACGAGTGTCTCAGCTAGACACGCAAATTTCACAGCTTAACTTTCAATTGCAAGCgttgcagaagaagatagCCTCTTCTAGGTCCGCTGCTGGCCAGAGACCGTTGAGGCAACAAGCGTTGAAACTTTTAACtaagaggaagaagcttGAGCAGATGCGGGACTCGCTGGACAGTCAGTCTTGGTCGATGACACAGGCGCAGATGACTAGTGATAATCTGAGAAATACTATGGTGACGGTAAATGCTCTGAAACAAACCAATAAAGCTCTCAAGGCGCAGTATGGGAAGATTAACTTGGACAGATTGCAAGATATGCAAGACGAGATGGCGGATCTGATCGAGCAGGGCGACgagttgcagcagatcttgGCTATGAACTCTGTGAATGGCGATATCGAAGATATTGATGAGAGCGAGCTGGATGCCGAACTGGATGCGTTGGCGGAGGAGCAGCTGATGGGACCCGGCATGGAGGAAGCTGGACTGGACGTGCCTTCTTATCTGACAGACACGGTACCTcagttcatcgatgagGGGCCGCAAACGGAATCTGCGGATAAGGCGCTGGAAAGCGCCCAATAATTCAATATCTATTCATTTCTCTATTCAAGCTTTCTAATCGCCATGAAGTAATTCCCGACATCAGAACAATCGTGCTCTACCCAACCTTTGATTGGGAGATACAAAGTTCCCTTCGTCTCCAAAATCTGGTGCGTATGGGGCTCGTTGTTCTTGAACCAGTCGATAATCTCTGCAGCGTTTATGTACTTGTTCAGATTATGGGTGCCCTTGGGAACAATGCCTAGGACATATTCAGCCATGAAAATCGTCGCAAACCATGAGACGATATCTCTGTTTATTGTGCTCAGGAACAACACGCCGTTCGGCTTCAACCGTAGCCAGGCATGTCGCAAGATCTCGCTGGGAAGGTCCGCATGTTCCAGCATTTCGAAACACGTCACTATATCGAACTCTGTCTCGACATCCTCTAAGCTTTTAACGTCGTAGGAGAGCTTGTGGAGGAGTTGCGGGTCGCGCAACGCATGTTCTCTGGCAACCTGAATGCATTCTTCGGTTAAATCGATCCCAGTGACGTGCTCCACGTAAGGAAGACGAGCGAGTGATTCAGATAGGATTCCGCCGCCGCAGCCAATGTCCAGAGCACTcaatttttgagcttgaagTCTTGAATCGACCTCCAAATCCAATTCATGCTGTATGTTGCGAGAGACGCTTACCGGAAAGAACTCCCGGTAATTGAAGCCAGGAATATATGTGTCTGGATTAGTCACCTTCACTCTCTGCCGCATGATTCGTTGAATAAAGTCCATTCTGCCATTGTTCATCAAATGTAAAATTTTCTGAGGGCCGTTGACGTCCCACCAGGAAGGTGCTAGTTCCTTGAAATGACTGATCTCATCGTTCGAGGTCAAAGTGCTTTTCTGTCTCATCGTGAAGTACCGGTAGGTGTTTCGACAGAGGCCGTCAATTCGCCTGAGGGAAGGGCGTAACTTCATTGCGAGCCCTTGTTGATTCATGTTCGCCAACCCAGTTCACGAACGGCAGGTCTTTGGAgtatttttcaagctctcttGCACTTGGAGTACTTGTGTTGTTAGGTTGTGAGCGTTCTTATATAACTGAAGTACTCTTACTTAGAGATGAGATGCCCAACAAACAGAGCCAAACACATAAGAAGCTGATTGATGAGTGATTCAGATATTGAAAACCTTGAGGATGAGTATCTCATGGCCACCAGGAAACGTCGTGCCAATGCTGGTAgtaagatgaagaaacttATAGCACaagaagtggaagagaTGCAATCGAAAACAGAGTCGTTGAACGACGACGAGCTCGATCTGctgttcaaagaagatgctgaggacgaggattttgaagatggcAAGAGTGAGGAGAGTGGTGTTGAAGAGTTGGTCGAGCAAGAAGCGGCATCGCAAGTGGAAGATAACGATCTGTTGGTTAGTGAatcagaggaagaggtatctgaacaagatgatgagaGCAATGAAAAGGAGCTACAGAGGCAGGAGAGTTTacagcagaagagaaagaggaGATCCAAGCCACCGATCATTAAGCGGAAGGCAGCAAAAGCTGTTGGAACGGCCAGTCCCGCAGAAGcagtgaagaaaaagaCTGCTTATGAAGTGTTGAAGGCTGAAAGTCTGCTGGTCTCGGACAGACGTACTTCAAAAAGATCCCACGTCGTGGCAAACAAGCTGGAGGTTTATGAG is part of the Torulaspora globosa chromosome 7, complete sequence genome and harbors:
- the VPS60 gene encoding Vps60p (ancestral locus Anc_3.98), which encodes MDRIFGYGNRKTHEQMLQESGKAMDQAQQGLQERVSQLDTQISQLNFQLQALQKKIASSRSAAGQRPLRQQALKLLTKRKKLEQMRDSLDSQSWSMTQAQMTSDNLRNTMVTVNALKQTNKALKAQYGKINLDRLQDMQDEMADLIEQGDELQQILAMNSVNGDIEDIDESELDAELDALAEEQLMGPGMEEAGLDVPSYLTDTVPQFIDEGPQTESADKALESAQ
- the COQ3 gene encoding hexaprenyldihydroxybenzoate methyltransferase (ancestral locus Anc_3.99), translating into MNQQGLAMKLRPSLRRIDGLCRNTYRYFTMRQKSTLTSNDEISHFKELAPSWWDVNGPQKILHLMNNGRMDFIQRIMRQRVKVTNPDTYIPGFNYREFFPVSVSRNIQHELDLEVDSRLQAQKLSALDIGCGGGILSESLARLPYVEHVTGIDLTEECIQVAREHALRDPQLLHKLSYDVKSLEDVETEFDIVTCFEMLEHADLPSEILRHAWLRLKPNGVLFLSTINRDIVSWFATIFMAEYVLGIVPKGTHNLNKYINAAEIIDWFKNNEPHTHQILETKGTLYLPIKGWVEHDCSDVGNYFMAIRKLE